Within Flavobacterium pisciphilum, the genomic segment AGAACGCCAATCTAAAATTGCAGCAACAATCTCGTTGTCTTTGGCTAGGTAGCTTAAGATTTCCTCGCCAGTTGCATATTGACCTGTTTTGGTTTTCTTTTGCTTAGCTCCACCAATTTTTAGTTTATCAAATAAAATATCACCTAGTTGTTTAGGAGATGCAAGGTTGAATTGTTCTCCAGCAATTTCATAAATTTTAGCCTCTAATGTTTTAATATCATTGCCTAATTCTTCTGATAGTGATTTTAAGAAATCAACATCAAGGTGAATTCCTTCCGTTTCCATTGCAGCTAGAACGCTAACTAATGGAATTTCGATTTCGTCGAATAACTTTTTGGTTTCGGTTTTGTCTAATTCAGTTGTGAATATTTCTTTAAGTTGTAAGGTTACATCAGCATCTTCAACTGCATATTCTTTTATGTCTTCGAGTGCAACTTCGCGCATCGATTTTTGATTCTTTCCTTTTTTACCAATTAAATCCTCAATAGATTTTGGGGTATATTTTAAATAAGTTTCAGATAGAATATCCATATTATGACGCATATCTGGATTAATCAGATAATGAGCAATCATAGTATCAAATAATTTTCCTTTTACCGAAATACCATAATTCAATAATATTTTTAAATCATATTTTAAATTCTGACCAATTTTTTCGATTGCTTCGTTTTCAAAAAACGGAATAAACTTTTCGATTAATGCATTTGCTTCATCTTGATTTTCTGGAAACGGAACATAGAACCCTTTTCCTTTTTCGTAAGAAAATGAAATTCCAACCAATTCAGCATGCAGAGCATTTAATCCAGTAGTTTCTGTATCAAAACAAACAGCAGCTTGGTTTTGTAAATTTTGTAAAAGTAACTTCAATCCTAAATCACCTTGTATGATTTGGTAGGAGTGAGGCGTGTTTTCTAAATTAGTATAGAAAGAAGTTCTTTGAGTTTCTGGGTTTTCATCAGTAGTAGCACTTCCAAAAAGGTCAAATTGATCTTCGTTTTTAGGTTGTGGTTTTTTGTATAATTTCGCGTCAGGAGTAGTAGGAGCATTAGATACTAATCCGCTTCCGTCAGTTTTAAAAAGATTGTCAAATTGCTCAGCCATTCTTCTAAATTCCAATTCTTGAAAAATAGCATCGGTTTTTTCGATATCAGGACGAGTTAATTCGTAATCAGTTTCATTGAAAGTTACAGGGCAATCTAGTAAAATTGTTGCCAATGTTTTAGATAATAACCCTTTCTCAGCATTCGCTTCGATGTTTTCTTTCATTTTTCCTTTTAGCTTGTCAGTGTTGGCCAAAAGGTTTTCCATAGAACCATATTCTTTCAATAGTTTCTTGGCTGTAACTTCACCAACACCTGGAAGTCCAGGGATATTATCGGCAGCATCCCCCATCATTCCTAGAAAGTCAATTACTTGCTCAGGACGCTCAATTTCAAATTTAGCTAATACTTCAGGAACTCCCCATATTTCTATTCCGTTACCCATTCGGGCAGGTTTGTACATAAAAATATTGTCGGAAACTAGCTGAGCAAAATCCTTATCAGGAGTTACCATAAATACCTTATAATTTTCTTTTTCGGCTTGTTTAGCAATAGTTCCAATTAAATCATCGGCTTCATAACCGGCAACTTCTATAATCGGAATATGCATTGCTTTTAATAATTCATGTATATAAGGTACAGCAATTTTTATTGCCTCAGGAGTTACATCACGATTGGCTTTGTATTCAGGGAATATTTCATTTCGTAAAGCACTACCACCTTTGTCAAAAGCTACAGCTAAATGATCCGGTTTCTCTCTCTTAATAACATCCAAAAGGGAGTTCATGAACCCCATAATTGCAGAGGTATCCATTCCTTTGGAGTTGATTCGTGGGTTTTTTATAAAGGCATAATAACCACGAAAAATTAAGGCGTAGGCATCAAGTAGAAAAAGACGTTTTTGAGTTGACATAAAAAAAATATTAGTCTGTAAAAATAAACAATTGGGTTTTAATAACGATTCGGTTATCAAAAATTTAATCTGGATTAGTCTTAATTTGGATTAAAAGACTCAGTATGAAAGGGTTTTTGAATATATAAATTGTATAAGACAATATAAGCAAGCAGCGTTGTTGCTTTGTTAATGGCATTTCATTGTTTGTATGTGTATATAGGGTTAAGAGTGTTATGTTAGGTGCAAATCGTTAATAACAAGTTAAAATTTCTATATCGCTATTATCTTCATTTGGTCTTCATATTACAGGTGTACATTTGATCTATAAATAAGTAAGATAATTAATTTAAATATTAGAAATCATGAAAAATTTAGCAATGTTATTAGTAGCAGTTTTAGGAACAAGTGTAATGGTTAGCGCAGCTCCAACACCAGTAAAAACAACTCCAGTAAAAGAGGTTAAAGCAACTAAACACCCGAAAGCAAAAACAAACAAAAAAGCAAAAACTGCAAAAACTGCAAAAACTGTAGCTCCTACAGCTGCGCCAATGAAATCTGAACCAATGAAAACAAAAAAATAAGTGTCGTTTTTGTTTTGTTTTCAATGATATTAGTAATGGTCGACAAAACAAAAAGGATAATTATTGATAAGGCTGATAAAGAAATTTATCAGCTTTTTTTATATTCAGATAGGCGTTAAATTTTTAATAATTTAAAAATTACGTTTTCATTATTTGCTTACTTTTAATTAATAAAATACAGTCTATGAATATTCTTATTGTCGAAGATAATAAAGAGCTGGCTATCGAGGTTCGTGATTTTTTGAGTGATGGTGGTTATGTATGCAAAATTGCAAATACTTGTGATGAGGCATTAGATGAAATAGGAGGGAATGATTATGATGCGATGCTACTCGATTTGGGTTTGCCAGATGGTGATGGTTTTGATGTTTTAAAAGCAGTTCGGAAAACCAAATCCAAAATAGCAGTAATCGTTATTACAGCACGTGGAGAGTTGGACGATAGGATAGATGGTTTACATCTAGGGGCAGATGATTATCTTACGAAGCCTTTTGCATTGACAGAATTAAGCGCACGTTTGTTTGCTGTTATTCGTAGAATGCATGGGTATACATTAAATGATTTGGTAGTACATGGGTTTTCTTTGCAATTGCAAGATTACAAAGTGAGTTATGAGGGAACGCCTATTAATCTAACCAAGAAAGAATTTGATATTTTTCAATATTTGGTCTTGAATAAAAATCGCGTAATTACAAGATTACAATTAACAGAACATATTTGGGGGGATATATTAGAGATTAATTCAGATTCTAATTTTATAGATGTACATGTTCGGAATCTTAGAAAAAAATTAGACAAGCACACTACTATAGATTGGTTTGAAACAGTAAGAAATGTAGGGTATCGTATTAATACTTAAATAAATCAACGTGAAGATAAAGCATCAATTAGCCATTTTTAATGCACTAACACGATTGTTGTTGATTTTAGTTCTATGGCTAATGTTGCCTATTTTGATTCAAAATGTAGTTTATAGACACATTAATAATGGACTTGTAGAAAAGAAGAAGAAGTTCATCGAGCATTTAAATCAAAATGAGATAGATGATTTTATTGAAAATGCAGGAGATTCTACCGAAACGTATTCACAGTTTTCGAGCTTGCATAGTGAGTTTTTGGTGCTTTCGAGATTGTCAAAACTGCCAAGACAAGAAAAAAGCACCTTTGTTGATGAGAACAGGATAATCGAAGGAGAAGAAAATGAATACAGGATATTAAAATATCATTTTACGTATGAAAATATAGGGTATGAGTTAGAGATAGGAAGCAGTTTGGCAGAGGTAAAAGATCTTACCTTTATTATTAAGCTCTTTATCATTATAGTTTTGGTTGTAGTAGTTTTGATTACATTCTTGGCAGATACTTTTTATATAGAGTATTTACTCAAACCTTTCTATAAAATTATTGATACAAAAATTAGACGAGTTAATGAGCCGGAAGCTTTTGATCACACTCCAATAAAGGCACATTCAGCAGATTTTAGGGAATTAGATTCGGTTTTAAACCAAATGATGGATAGGATTGCTGAATTGTTTAAGAAAGAAAAACAATTTATATCAAATGTTTCTCATGAGCTGTTAACACCAATTGCATTATTGAAAAATAAATTCGAAAATTTATTGCAAAATGAATCTTTGAACGATAATGCTGTAGATAAAATAGCCAGTTCGCTCAAGACATTGGACATGTTGAAGAAAATAATCAATAATTTATTGCTAATCTCTAGAATTGATAATAATCAATATGCCGCTAATGAGGCTATCGATTTTCATGAAATTGTAAATGGTTTGTATGAAGATCTTCAAGACAGAATTGATGACAAAGGAGTAGCGTTTATTAATGAGATGAAGCATGAATTTGATTTTAGAGGCAATAAAACTTTAATACATATCTTATTGTATAATTTGGTTACAAATGCAATAAAGTATAATAAAGAGAATGGAAGTATTATTGTTAGTGATGGCTTCTTAAATCAGCAGTACTATTTGTCTATTTCCGATTCGGGAATAGGAATGAATGAAGCCCAAATCGAAAATATTTTTAATCGATTTACTCGTATTAGTTCAGATCAGGATGGGCAAGGTTTAGGGCTTGCTATCGCTGATAGTATTGCATCATTTCATCATATAGATATTAAGGTAACTTCTAGTCCAAATAAAGGAACAACGTTTTTATTATTATTTCCAAATAGTGCTAAAGCTTAATTAAAAGTTAAAATTTTTGGGTAGGGCAAATCTTCATTTAATCTTCATTTTGTGATTATATCTTTGACCTATAAATAATGAGTTAATAATCATAAAAACCACAATCATGAAAAAAGTATTAATGCTAGCTATAGCAATTTTAGGAACAACAGCAATGGTAAGTGCTCAAACAACACCAGCACAAACAACACCAGCAAAAGAAGTAAAAGCAACTAAACATGCTAAAAAGAAAGCTGATAAAAAAGCAGAATCTGTGAAAATGGAAACTGCTAAGCCAGAAGCTGCAAAAGCAAAAAAATAAGGGTTTGATTAATGTTTTACTTACTGTAAATTAGGGTTAATAATTTACATAAGGGGGTAAGTAGAATAATAGTTTTAGTAGGTGAAAGGCTGGTGAATTTATTCATCAGCTTTTTTGTTATTGGTTGCGTTAAATTTTTGATAATTAAAAGTTTTTGCATTTTCATTCTTTGTTACTTTGCCTAAAAATTTACCAATGATCATTCGTTTTATAATTATTTGTGCTCTTTTTTTATTTATAGAGTTATATTCTTTTCAGGCTATTCGAACTTTGATTAAATTAAGATGGCTCTTGATAAGTTACCAAGTAATAAGTTTATTGCTTTTTGTATTTATAATATATTCATTTACACAATTTGATCGTTCGGTTGGTCAAACCAAACAAACCATGTTTACAATGGGGTTGATGTTATTGGTTTATGTGCCTAAAATTGTGATAACATTAGTGCTTTTGGGCGAAGATATTTTTCGTGCAGGAGTTGGGATTGTTAATTATTTTATCGAAAATCCAAATACAACAACAAATAGTGTAATTCCTAGTCGAAGAAAATTTGTAAGTCAATTGGCAGTAGGGCTGGCAGCAGTTCCTTTTTTATCTTTGATTTATGGGATTTTTGAAGGAAGATATAATTTTAAAGTATTTAAGCAGACAGTGTTTTTTCCAGATTTGCCAGATGCTTTTGATGGATTTACAATTACACAAATTTCAGACGTACACTCAGGGAGTTTTGATAATCCTGAGAAAATAAGTTATGCAATTGATTTGGTAAATGAACAAAATTCGGATATGATTTTGTTTACTGGAGATATTGTTAATACCCATGCTACCGAAATGCATCCTTGGTTGGAAACATTTAATAAAATCAAAGACCATAAGTATGGTAAATATTCAGTTTTAGGAAATCATGATTATGGAGAGTATGTTACTTGGCCATCAGAGAAAAAGAAAGAAGAGAATTTTGAGGACATAAAAAAATTATATGGACAAATAGGTTTTCAATTACTGTTGAATGAACATACTTATATTCAAAAAGGAGATGACAAAATTGCTTTGGTTGGTGTTGAAAACTGGGGACATAATTTTAAAAAAGCAGGCGATTTAAATAAGGCTTCGCAAAATGTTCATCAAGATGATTTTAAAGTTTTAATGAGCCATGACCCAAGCCATTGGGAGTATGAAATAAAAGAGCACCCTAAGAATTTTCATCTTACTTTGTCAGGACATACTCATGGAATGCAATTTGGAATAGAAATTCCGGGTTATTTTAAATGGAGTTTGGCACAATATGTGTACAAACAATGGGCTGGTTTGTATGAAAATGCAGGTCGCTATGTATATGTAAATCGCGGTTTTGGTTTTCATGCTTATCCAGGACGTGTAGGGATAATGCCAGAAATTACCGTGATTGAACTAAAAAAAGGCAAGAATGTGTCATAATTCGTTAAAAATGCTACATTTGTATATAATAAATTCTTTTTAGTAGATTTAAAAAGATTAAAATTTTTGGTTTTATGTCAAAATTCGGAGAACTTATAAATGCTCAAGTTCCAGTGTTAATAGATTTTTACACCGATTGGAACGAATCATCTGTGTCCATGCATCCTGTAATTAAGGATGTTGCAGCTGCTCTAGGCGATAAAGCCAAGGTGATTAAAATAGATGTGGATAAAAATCAGGAATTAGCCGATGCTCTTAGAATTAAAGGGCTTCCTACTTTAATGATATATAAAGAAGGTCAAATGATTTGGAGGCAATCTGGCGAACTAGATGCAAATACTATTATTGGAATTGTGCAAGAACAATTCTAATTTCTTCTATTTACCACAAACTCGTGGTGTTTTATACTTTATAGGATGTTTTATGCTTAATAAATAACATCAAATATAAAATTGTTTTCCTTTAAATAATCTAATGTTTTTGGTAATGCAAATTTAAGGTTTTGCGATGCTTTTACGCTATCGTGAAAAACGATTATGCTTCCTGATTTTACATTTTTGATTACATTCTGCAAGCATTTTTCAGGAGATATGCTTCGGTCAAAATCTGCACTTAAAACATCCCACATTATTATTTTATACCCCAATTGACGTAATTGAGTCGATTGTGATTTTGTTATTTTCCCATAAGGAGGACGGAAAATTTTTGGTTCAAGGTTTTTGGTTGAAGATTTTTGAATCTGTTTATCGCATAAAAGGCTATTGTTTAAATAGGCGTCTGTGGTAGTTTTCCAGCCTTTTAAATGATCATAAGTGTGATTTCCTATAATGTGTCCCTCATCGATTATTTTTTTGAATATTTCAGGATGTTTTTCGATGTTATTCCCAATGCAGAAAAATGAGGCTCTGGCATTTCGTTTTTTTAGTTCAGATAAAACCCATTCTGTAATTTCGGGAGTAGGGCCGTCGTCAAAGGTCAAATAAACTTTATTCTCTTTATTAGGGATGTCCCAGTAATAGTTAGAAAAAAAATATTTGATTAGCTTGTTTGTCTTAATCCAATAAAAACTCATTTTCAGAAATTTTAGGTTATGTAAAAATAAAAAATGTAGCGGTATTTTTCAATAGCGCTACATTTTTTAATTATTATATTTTGAATATTATTTATTCCTTTTCACGACCAAATCGTTCGAAAACATTCACATAAGTATTAAAGATAGTCTTTTGTTTGTTATAAAACGGTAAGTCTTTACTGTCTTTCATTACTTGTAATAGGCTTCTGTATCTTTCGATATCGGTAATTATATCGATAGCTAAGCTTGATTGATCAGAAGGAGTTAAATGACTGTAGTAGTCAAGGT encodes:
- the polA gene encoding DNA polymerase I, coding for MSTQKRLFLLDAYALIFRGYYAFIKNPRINSKGMDTSAIMGFMNSLLDVIKREKPDHLAVAFDKGGSALRNEIFPEYKANRDVTPEAIKIAVPYIHELLKAMHIPIIEVAGYEADDLIGTIAKQAEKENYKVFMVTPDKDFAQLVSDNIFMYKPARMGNGIEIWGVPEVLAKFEIERPEQVIDFLGMMGDAADNIPGLPGVGEVTAKKLLKEYGSMENLLANTDKLKGKMKENIEANAEKGLLSKTLATILLDCPVTFNETDYELTRPDIEKTDAIFQELEFRRMAEQFDNLFKTDGSGLVSNAPTTPDAKLYKKPQPKNEDQFDLFGSATTDENPETQRTSFYTNLENTPHSYQIIQGDLGLKLLLQNLQNQAAVCFDTETTGLNALHAELVGISFSYEKGKGFYVPFPENQDEANALIEKFIPFFENEAIEKIGQNLKYDLKILLNYGISVKGKLFDTMIAHYLINPDMRHNMDILSETYLKYTPKSIEDLIGKKGKNQKSMREVALEDIKEYAVEDADVTLQLKEIFTTELDKTETKKLFDEIEIPLVSVLAAMETEGIHLDVDFLKSLSEELGNDIKTLEAKIYEIAGEQFNLASPKQLGDILFDKLKIGGAKQKKTKTGQYATGEEILSYLAKDNEIVAAILDWRSLVKLQNTYVEALPLQVDPVSKRVHTDYMQTVAATGRLSSNNPNLQNIPIRTERGRQIRKAFIARDENYTLISADYSQIELRIIAALSGEENMIKAFQNHEDIHKSTASKVFNVALEEVTREQRSHAKTVNFGIIYGVSAFGLSNQTSLSRSESATLIEAYYKTYPRLKSYIQEQIDFARENGYVQTILGRRRYLKDINSQNAIVRGGAERNAVNAPIQGSAADVIKIAMINIHKKLTDENWKSKMLLQVHDELVFDVHNDELEKIQPMIKHEMENAFIMAVPLEVELGLGRDWLEAH
- a CDS encoding response regulator transcription factor; the encoded protein is MNILIVEDNKELAIEVRDFLSDGGYVCKIANTCDEALDEIGGNDYDAMLLDLGLPDGDGFDVLKAVRKTKSKIAVIVITARGELDDRIDGLHLGADDYLTKPFALTELSARLFAVIRRMHGYTLNDLVVHGFSLQLQDYKVSYEGTPINLTKKEFDIFQYLVLNKNRVITRLQLTEHIWGDILEINSDSNFIDVHVRNLRKKLDKHTTIDWFETVRNVGYRINT
- a CDS encoding sensor histidine kinase: MKIKHQLAIFNALTRLLLILVLWLMLPILIQNVVYRHINNGLVEKKKKFIEHLNQNEIDDFIENAGDSTETYSQFSSLHSEFLVLSRLSKLPRQEKSTFVDENRIIEGEENEYRILKYHFTYENIGYELEIGSSLAEVKDLTFIIKLFIIIVLVVVVLITFLADTFYIEYLLKPFYKIIDTKIRRVNEPEAFDHTPIKAHSADFRELDSVLNQMMDRIAELFKKEKQFISNVSHELLTPIALLKNKFENLLQNESLNDNAVDKIASSLKTLDMLKKIINNLLLISRIDNNQYAANEAIDFHEIVNGLYEDLQDRIDDKGVAFINEMKHEFDFRGNKTLIHILLYNLVTNAIKYNKENGSIIVSDGFLNQQYYLSISDSGIGMNEAQIENIFNRFTRISSDQDGQGLGLAIADSIASFHHIDIKVTSSPNKGTTFLLLFPNSAKA
- a CDS encoding metallophosphoesterase encodes the protein MIIRFIIICALFLFIELYSFQAIRTLIKLRWLLISYQVISLLLFVFIIYSFTQFDRSVGQTKQTMFTMGLMLLVYVPKIVITLVLLGEDIFRAGVGIVNYFIENPNTTTNSVIPSRRKFVSQLAVGLAAVPFLSLIYGIFEGRYNFKVFKQTVFFPDLPDAFDGFTITQISDVHSGSFDNPEKISYAIDLVNEQNSDMILFTGDIVNTHATEMHPWLETFNKIKDHKYGKYSVLGNHDYGEYVTWPSEKKKEENFEDIKKLYGQIGFQLLLNEHTYIQKGDDKIALVGVENWGHNFKKAGDLNKASQNVHQDDFKVLMSHDPSHWEYEIKEHPKNFHLTLSGHTHGMQFGIEIPGYFKWSLAQYVYKQWAGLYENAGRYVYVNRGFGFHAYPGRVGIMPEITVIELKKGKNVS
- a CDS encoding thioredoxin family protein, which codes for MSKFGELINAQVPVLIDFYTDWNESSVSMHPVIKDVAAALGDKAKVIKIDVDKNQELADALRIKGLPTLMIYKEGQMIWRQSGELDANTIIGIVQEQF
- a CDS encoding polysaccharide deacetylase family protein yields the protein MSFYWIKTNKLIKYFFSNYYWDIPNKENKVYLTFDDGPTPEITEWVLSELKKRNARASFFCIGNNIEKHPEIFKKIIDEGHIIGNHTYDHLKGWKTTTDAYLNNSLLCDKQIQKSSTKNLEPKIFRPPYGKITKSQSTQLRQLGYKIIMWDVLSADFDRSISPEKCLQNVIKNVKSGSIIVFHDSVKASQNLKFALPKTLDYLKENNFIFDVIY